One region of Polyodon spathula isolate WHYD16114869_AA chromosome 25, ASM1765450v1, whole genome shotgun sequence genomic DNA includes:
- the LOC121300081 gene encoding protein kinase C and casein kinase substrate in neurons protein 1-like: MSGSYDECAGFDEATDSFWEVGNYKRAVKRIDDGHRLCNDLMNCVHERAKIEKAYAQQLTDWSKRWKQLVEKGPQYGSLERAWMALMTEADKVSELHQEVKNGLLSEDFEKIKNWQKDSYHKQMMGGFKETKEAEDGFRKAQKPWAKKLKEVETTKKVYHLACKEEKLAAVREANSKAEASVTPDQQKKLQDKVDRCKQDVQKAKEKYEKALDELSKSTPQYIESMEQVFDPCQQFEEKRLSFLKEVLLDIKRHLNLTEDQSYEAVYRELEQTVRIADAQEDLKWFNNYHGPAMPMNWPQFEEYNPDLTHTITKREKVKKPNEGVTLTSVTSGVEQVVQAGDRGSVSSYDRSQVFSAEWSDEDTPNTGSETNGGANPFEEETAAPAGKGVRVRALYDYDGQEQDELSFKAGDELLKLGEEDEQGWCKGRLGNGQDGLFPANYVESI; this comes from the exons ATGTCCGGCTCCTACGATGAGTGCGCAGGCTTTGATGAAGCCACGGACAGCTTCTGGGAG GTGGGTAACTACAAGCGAGCAGTGAAGCGGATTGACGATGGCCACAGGCTCTGTAACGACCTCATGAACTGTGTCCACGAGCGAGCCAAGATTGAGAAGGCGTACGCACAGCAGCTCACTGACTGGTCCAAGCGATGGAAACAGCTCGTCGAGAAAG GTCCTCAGTACGGCTCTCTGGAGCGCGCCTGGATGGCTTTGATGACGGAAGCTGATAAGGTGAGCGAGCTGCACCAGGAGGTGAAGAACGGGCTCCTCTCGGAAGACTTCGAGAAGATCAAGAACTGGCAAAAGGACTCCTACCACAAGCAGATGATGGGCGGCTTCAAGGAGACCAAAGAGGCAGAGGACGGCTTCAGGAAAGCCCAGAAACCGTGGGCCAAGAAACTCAAAGAG GTGGAGACTACCAAGAAGGTGTACCACCTGGCCTGCAAGGAGGAGAAGCTGGCAGCCGTGCGGGAGGCCAACAGCAAGGCAGAGGCCTCCGTCACACCCGACCAGCAGAAGAAGCTGCAGGACAAGGTGGACAGGTGCAAGCAGGACGTGCAGAAG GCAAAGGAGAAGTATGAGAAGGCTCTGGATGAGCTGAGCAAGAGCACCCCTCAGTACATAGAGAGCATGGAGCAGGTATTTGACCCATGCCAGCAGTTTGAGGAGAAGCGACTCAGCTTCCTCAAGGAGGTCCTGCTGGACATCAAGAGACACCTGAACCTCACTGAGGACCAGAG CTATGAAGCGGTGTACAGAGAGCTGGAGCAGACGGTCCGCATTGCTGATGCGCAGGAAGATCTCAAGTGGTTTAATAACTATCACGGCCCTGCTATGCCCATGAACTGGCCACAGTTCGAG GAGTACAACCCTGACCTGACCCACACCATCACTAAACGAGAGAAGGTGAAGAAGCCCAATGAAGGAGTCACTCTGACCAGCGTCACCTCTGGGGTAGAGCAGGTGGTGCAGGCTGGGGACCGGGGCAG tgTGAGCAGCTACGACAGGAGCCAGGTGTTTTCAGCTGAGTGGTCTGACGAGGACACCCCCAACACAGGCAGCGAGACCAACGGAGGAGCTAACCCCTTCGAGGAGGAGACAGCGGCCCCTGCTGGCAAGGGTGTGCGTGTGCGGGCACTGTACGACTACGATGGGCAGGAGCAGGACGAGCTCAGCTTCAAAGCCG GAGACGAGCTGCTGAAGCTGGGGGAGGAGGACGAGCAGGGCTGGTGTAAGGGTCGCCTCGGCAACGGCCAGGACGGCTTGTTCCCGGCCAATTACGTGGAATCCATCTAG